A single Carassius carassius chromosome 3, fCarCar2.1, whole genome shotgun sequence DNA region contains:
- the LOC132128583 gene encoding high affinity immunoglobulin epsilon receptor subunit gamma-like, giving the protein MTEYMHNVNNCSFFEDAMSLKEPQICYILDAVLLIYGIVLTVLYCRMKMRSKQAEKRSGKKEGGEGVYEGLKPHNQDTYETIKMKKGKQ; this is encoded by the exons ATGACAGAATACATGCACAA TGTTAATAATTGTTCATTTTTTGAAGATGCGATGAGTTTGAAAGAGCCGCAGATATGCTACATCTTGGACGCGGTTCTGCTCATCTATGGGATTGTTCTCACGGTCCTGTACTGCAGAATGAAG ATGCGAagcaaacaagcagaaaaacgtTCAGGG AAGAAAGAAGGCGGCGAAGGGGTTTATGAG GGTCTCAAGCCTCACAATCAGGACACGTATGAGACCATCAAaatgaaaaaaggaaaacaatga
- the zgc:194252 gene encoding CLECT domain-containing protein — MKASVIVLFLSSLFGLNVSVYRHHFLVDEALTFQEAQQRCIQAFDYLSTVRIKDLQDLTSNPLIQSKYFWIGVQRNSADKWIWSEGGEAMITFWANGQPDGDHCGGVYTRTLTLYARSCNINLQFYCMKVYELIVVHQRSTWEEALEYCRQNYIDLAIINSEDIMEEAKINSTVADTAEVWTGLRFLAGHWFWVNGASFGYNVWSSDGEIQCPAMNQRCGVFDRTQGVCKPTDCERRLNFLCVKKKYKD; from the coding sequence ATGAAGGCTTCAGTCATTGTGCTGTTTTTGTCGAGCCTCTTTGGGCTGAATGTCAGTGTCTACAGGCATCACTTTCTCGTGGACGAGGCTTTGACATTTCAAGAGGCACAGCAGCGCTGCATACAGGCCTTTGATTACCTGTCCACTGTCAGAATTAAAGATTTACAGGATTTAACATCCAATCCTCTCATTCAAAGCAAATATTTTTGGATTGGAGTACAGAGAAACAGCGCAGACAAATGGATATGGTCAGAAGGTGGAGAAGCAATGATTACATTTTGGGCAAATGGACAACCTGATGGTGATCATTGTGGTGGTGTCTATACAAGAACATTAACTTTGTATGCCAGATCCTGCAATATCAATTTACAATTTTATTGTATGAAGGTCTATGAGCTGATTGTGGTGCATCAGAGAAGCACATGGGAAGAGGCCTTGGAATACTGCAGGCAAAACTACATTGACCTGGCCATAATAAACTCAGAAGACATCATGGAAGAAGCAAAGATTAATAGCACAGTAGCTGATACAGCTGAAGTGTGGACCGGTCTGCGTTTTCTAGCCGGTCATTGGTTTTGGGTAAACGGAGCCAGTTTTGGTTATAATGTCTGGTCTTCAGATGGAGAGATCCAGTGCCCTGCCATGAACCAGCGCTGTGGGGTTTTTGATAGAACGCAGGGGGTTTGTAAACCCACAGACTGTGAGCGGAGACTCAACTTTCTCTGCGTCAAGAAGAAATACAAAGACTGA